One region of Ursus arctos isolate Adak ecotype North America unplaced genomic scaffold, UrsArc2.0 scaffold_33, whole genome shotgun sequence genomic DNA includes:
- the LOC113269855 gene encoding spermatogenesis-associated protein 31A3-like, giving the protein MEAVEGCGSQAFTSAQPALPSLPCQLLAAACASCLCSCLGRLPDKGGFHQLLCQDPPGEVYKSAPAGAHQPCGEPVDAATPAMSLLATPVPLTQRPLLLSPKTSSVSVHSHSSLSASWPPEPFLPLGSLLPQPLALSPPPPCPLNSEACPPPLTASSAPQPPDSILTLPQCDSMALPLGTITQRSSHTPWSASPIPATSGLGHSSCPISALSWWHTAAKALCLSTSSNYESQQEHLSHHSPEASFWGSPTDRQVGVTSPSLLSSDDQKFLEIQVTKGVKINIWKEKEKDGSYPKQMSPDYNLNSLGNMLKSLGAEQKTTSSQHFWSTKGKPEQLPGPQQLSYPKVLGHHLQQKYNQLFWGLPTLHSESLVATAWISESSSALQSPSFLFNGIPSACPVQLQAKLSPLLSQSKPLSQLQFQSQPLISTIPQFQPPPLAQILTQDHFQSSLPILSPSSSSQIRACQISCPTAQDKSQFLIPTEIQHPEWPLLQEQLESGALSSVTKRSQEVFSVFTSNLPEDSWVVSILPDNFPISPELRKQLEQHLQKWLIQHRWELPRKIQESLELGQLQGELPGTCRAKGKHGPSRPSAFAGKSSKGAQKVEFQLSQGKGKGLGYILGKVPKDLSRASENSLVRFQGVGSEESESDLGLSKSDSGSDLLRSLDKNLENILKGHLDRKSGQISECVPVNVHQSCLAINHAFPKSNTDMEIRNLGILKVWEPYVNTSHRVFFLNPDIQEVLEAHIIRFWVRHKWGLPLKILKLINLFKLKKVQPLPILQFASTPSATCVSGAPSTVKFAEFLGKPPQACLGKKVKTEESVSTLERPLFAPSSVYKEFQRALGRTPSGDNQGPLKASLIGQEDRPLPQSPTLNFVGKTRQSGSAECIEKSSLELSPSSAMARNKPREESADWASQDRCHKVAMLEMNLGSPCFSAEKDREAVEPMWLGNNMGSLETNKKLSRMSVFQDPGESCLNAEVGEFKSKMKTTSENKPQSSSAHMLLAADNLASPVLHCHPQRVPTGDKVASQMLYGFTADQRSCLRQQEPMISKLQDSWKGQSKMTVPIYKREDYKRLNSGRNEEQFEELRTSQAECMSHPVPVGGTVDSVRRRYIQLLPEKKQGSPESLFKKRMRRFFQWIFPNKKVKGQNVLQKCKPIIASAQSQGPVKSRSVMASETPEAQALMTTVGQILEEKMAIHHGLHATKLNEHKQELQAPVRGCFCYHRLPFYPEQGRIMSYTAHSHQATSKDQSSSTRERQVRHRQSLKSVRFKDEQLGLKHLPSPPPKKTLSPVGPCQYGPKMPGVPGHHQHCPRHCLLQGGILSNQP; this is encoded by the coding sequence ATGGAGGCTGTGGAGGGCTGTGGGTCTCAGGCGTTTACCTCCGCCCAacctgccctgccctccttgCCCTGTCAGCTTCTAGCTGCAGCTTGTGCCTCCTGTCTCTGCAGCTGCCTGGGGAGGCTCCCTGACAAGGGTGGCTTTCATCAGCTCTTATGTCAAGATCCCCCGGGTGAGGTGTACAAATCAGCGCCTGCTGGAGCCCACCAGCCATGCGGGGAGCCTGTGGATGCTGCTACTCCTGCCATGTCCTTGCTGGCTACCCCAGTTCCTCTGACTCAGCGTCCTCTACTTCTTAGCCCAAAGACCTCTTCAGTTTCTGTTCACTCCCACTCATCCCTGAGTGCCTCTTGGCCACCAGAGCCTTTTCTTCCCCTAGGCAGCCTTTTACCACAGCCACttgctctttcccctccccctccatgtcCCCTTAATTCAGAGGCCTGCCCTCCACCTCTCACAGCCTCTTCTGCTCCACAACCTCCAGACTCCATTCTGACTCTTCCTCAGTGTGACTCAATGGCACTCCCACTGGGCACCATTACACAGAGGTCATCTCATACCCCATGGTCAGCTTCTCCTATCCCAGCCACCTCAGGCCTTGGCCACTCAAGCTGTCCCATTTCAGCCCTGTCCTGGTGGCACACTGCTGCCAAAGCCTTGTGCCTCTCAACCTCATCAAATTATGAGTCTCAGCAAGAACACCTTTCCCACCACTCCCCAGAGGCCTCATTCTGGGGAAGCCCTACTGACAGACAAGTAGGAGTTACTAGCCCCTCTTTGCTCAGCTCTGATGACCAGAAGTTCCTGGAGATTCAAGTCACAAAGGGAGTCAAGatcaacatttggaaagaaaaagaaaaagatggatcATATCCAAAACAAATGAGCCCAGACTACAACCTGAATTCTTTGGGGAATATGTTGAAATCACTGGGTGCTGAGCAGAAAACCACAAGCTCCCAACACTTCTGGAGCACAAAAGGCAAACCAGAGCAGTTGCCTGGTCCTCAGCAGCTCTCATATCCTAAGGTTTTGGGGCACCATCTACAGCAGAAATATAACCAGCTTTTTTGGGGTCTCCCCACTCTACACAGTGAATCTCTGGTGGCTACTGCCTGGATTTCTGAGAGCTCTTCAGCACTACAGTCTCCTTCTTTCTTATTCAATGGAATCCCAAGTGCCTGCCCAGTTCAACTGCAGGCTAAACTATCTCCACTGCTTTCCCAGTCCAAGCCCCTGTCCCAACTGCAGTTCCAATCTCAACCCTTGATTTCAACCATACCTCAATTCCAACCCCCACCTCTGGCTCAGATCCTGACCCAGGATCATTTCCAATCCTCTCTTCCAATCCTATCACCTTCTTCCTCATCCCAGATTAGGGCCTGTCAAATATCTTGCCCTACAGCACAGGATAAGTCACAATTTCTCATTCCAACTGAGATTCAACATCCAGAATGGCCTTTGTTGCAGGAACAACTAGAAAGTGGGGCTTTATCCTCTGTAACCAAAAGATCTCAAGAAGTCTTTAGTGTTTTCACATCCAACCTTCCTGAGGACAGCTGGGTGGTCTCCATCCTTCCTGACAATTTTCCAATCAGTCCTGAGCTCCGTAAACAACTGGAGCAACACCTACAAAAGTGGCTCATTCAACACCGTTGGGAGCTGCCCCGTAAGATCCAAGAGTCTCTGGAACTAGGGCAGCTTCAGGGTGAATTACCAGGGACATGTCGGGCAAAGGGTAAGCATGGACCCTCACGGCCCTCTGCATTTGCAGGTAAAAGCAGCAAGGGTGCACAGAAAGTGGAGTTCCAACTAAGCCAGGGCAAGGGCAAAGGCCTGGGGTATATTTTGGGGAAGGTCCCAAAAGATCTCTCTAGGGCCTCAGAGAATTCCCTAGTGAGATTTCAGGGAGTGGGCTCTGAGGAGTCAGAAAGTGACTTGGGACTGTCAAAGAGTGACTCAGGAAGTGATTTACTAAGGAGCTTAGATAAGAATCTAGAAAACATCTTGAAAGGCCATTTGGACAGGAAGTCGGGGCAGATCAGTGAGTGTGTGCCTGTGAATGTGCACCAATCCTGTCTTGCTATAAACCACGCTTTTCCCAAGTCCAACACTGACATGGAAATCAGAAACCTAGGAATCTTGAAGGTTTGGGAACCATATGTGAACACCTCCCACAGGGTTTTCTTCCTCAATCCAGACATTCAAGAAGTGCTAGAAGCACATATTATAAGGTTTTGGGTGAGGCACAAGTGGGGTCTACCCCTCAAGATTCTCAAACTCATAAATCTCTTTAAGTTGAAAAAAGTTCAACCCTTGCCCATTTTGCAGTTTGCCTCTACCCCCTCAGCCACCTGTGTGTCTGGGGCCCCCTCAACAGTCAAGTTTGCTGAATTCCTGGGAAAACCTCCTCAGGCATGTCTGGGAAAGAAGGTAAAAACAGAAGAGTCAGTTTCCACCCTGGAAAGGCCTCTCTTTGCTCCTTCATCTGTGTATAAGGAATTCCAGAGGGCGCTGGGAAGGACTCCATCTGGTGACAACCAGGGGCCCTTAAAAGCCTCTCTGATTGGACAGGAGGACAGGCCACTTCCTCAGTCCCCCACACTCAACTTCGTGGGCAAAACTCGGCAGAGTGGTTCTGCGGAATGCATTGAGAAGAGCAGCCTAGAGTTGAGTCCCAGTTCAGCAATGGCCAGGAATAAGCCAAGAGAGGAGAGTGCAGATTGGGCCTCACAAGACCGCTGCCATAAGGTAGCAATGCTGGAGATGAACTTAGGATCCCCATGTTTTAGTGCTGAAAAGGACAGGGAGGCAGTGGAACCAATGTGGTTGGGAAACAATATGGGGAGTTTAGAGACCAATAAAAAACTTTCTAGAATGTCTGTTTTCCAAGATCCTGGAGAGTCATGCCTTAATGCAGAGGTTGGTGAATTTAAGTCCAAAATGAAGACAACGTCAGAGAACAAGCCTCAAAGCAGTTCTGCACACATGCTCCTTGCTGCAGACAACTTGGCTTCTCCGGTGCTGCACTGTCATCCCCAGAGAGTGCCTACTGGAGACAAGGTAGCTTCCCAGATGCTATATGGCTTCACAGCAGACCAAAGGAGCTGTCTAAGGCAGCAAGAGCCCATGATCTCTAAACTTCAGGACTCATGGAAGGGCCAGAGCAAGATGACTGTCCCTATTTATAAGAGAGAGGACTATAAGAGGCTCAActcaggaaggaatgaagaacagTTTGAGGAATTGAGGACCTCTCAAGCTGAGTGTATGAGTCACCCTGTCCCAGTTGGGGGAACAGTAGATTCTGTTAGGCGCAGATACATCCAGCTCCTGCCAGAGAAGAAACAGGGTTCTCCCGAAAGCCTCTTCAAAAAAAGGATGAGGCGCTTTTTTCAATGGATTTTCCCCAATAAAAAAGTCAAAGGTCAGAATGTTCTACAAAAATGTAAACCTATAATAGCCTCTGCCCAGAGCCAAGGACCAGTCAAAAGCAGATCAGTTATGGCCAGTGAGACTCCTGAGGCTCAGGCACTCATGACAACTGTTGGACAGATTCTAGAGGAGAAAATGGCAATTCACCATGGACTTCATGCCACAAAGTTAAACGAGCACAAACAGGAACTCCAAGCACCAGTACGTGGGTGTTTTTGTTACCACAGACTTCCCTTCTACCCAGAGCAAGGGAGAATAATGAGTTATACAGCCCACAGTCACCAAGCCACCTCCAAGGACCAGAGTAGCTCTACCAGGGAAAGGCAGGTCAGACATCGACAGTCCTTGAAAAGTGTAAGATTCAAGGATGAGCAGCTGGGCCTGAAACAtctcccatcccctcctcccaagAAGACTTTGTCTCCAGTCGGTCCCTGCCAGTATGGGCCAAAGATGCCAGGTGTCCCAGGCCACCATCAACACTGCCCACGGCACTGTCTTCTTCAGGGAGGGATCTTGTCTAATCAACCATAA